A portion of the Osmerus mordax isolate fOsmMor3 chromosome 28 unlocalized genomic scaffold, fOsmMor3.pri SUPER_28_unloc_8, whole genome shotgun sequence genome contains these proteins:
- the prxl2c gene encoding peroxiredoxin-like 2C isoform X2: MATEAPITQQITTDHRERTRPCVIIRLEEIEDCLIYNRHGVSFHFKELYQERKAIIVFVRNFLCYTCKEYVDDLSRIPRDVLKSFCSLTGYPYEIYVDPERCIYNKLGMQRGETFMESAPPSPHVKSSMLVGHMRSVWRAVVSPAFDFQGDPLQQGGVLIAGPGSEVHFAHLDMNRLDHMPITWMLQQAGVQETLDLSDKPRILHV, encoded by the exons ATGGCGACAGAAGCACCAATAACCCAACAAATTACAACTGATCACCGGGAGAGGACAAGACCGTGTGTGATTATTCGTCTCGAGGAAATAGAGGACTGTTTAATTTACAATCGACACGGGGTTTCATTCCATTTCAAAGAATTATATCAAGAGAGAAAAGCAATCATTGTGTTTGTGCGG AACTTCCTGTGTTACACGTGCAAGGAATATGTCGACGACTTAAGCAGAATACCCCGAGACGTGTTGAAG TCATTCTGCTCTCTGACTGGATACCCCTATGAAATATATGTGGACCCTGAGAGATGCATTTATAACAAGCTTGGTATGCAGCGAGGAGAAACCTTTATGGAATCTG ccCCCCCGAGCCCTCATGTGAAGTCCAGTATGTTGGTGGGCCACATGAGGAGCGTGTGGAGAGCCGTGGTCAGCCCAGCCTTCGACTTCCAGGGTGACCCCCTCCAGCAGGGGGGGGTCCTTATAGCCGGCCCAG GCTCTGAGGTCCACTTTGCCCATCTGGACATGAACCGTCTGGACCACATGCCCATCACCTGGAtgctgcagcaggctggagtgCAGGAGACTCTGGACCTTAGTGACAAGCCCAGGATCCTCCATGTGTAG
- the prxl2c gene encoding peroxiredoxin-like 2C isoform X1 — protein MATEAPITQQITTDHRERTRPCVIIRLEEIEDCLIYNRHGVSFHFKELYQERKAIIVFVRNFLCYTCKEYVDDLSRIPRDVLKEAGVRLVVIGQSAHRHIESFCSLTGYPYEIYVDPERCIYNKLGMQRGETFMESAPPSPHVKSSMLVGHMRSVWRAVVSPAFDFQGDPLQQGGVLIAGPGSEVHFAHLDMNRLDHMPITWMLQQAGVQETLDLSDKPRILHV, from the exons ATGGCGACAGAAGCACCAATAACCCAACAAATTACAACTGATCACCGGGAGAGGACAAGACCGTGTGTGATTATTCGTCTCGAGGAAATAGAGGACTGTTTAATTTACAATCGACACGGGGTTTCATTCCATTTCAAAGAATTATATCAAGAGAGAAAAGCAATCATTGTGTTTGTGCGG AACTTCCTGTGTTACACGTGCAAGGAATATGTCGACGACTTAAGCAGAATACCCCGAGACGTGTTGAAG GAAGCTGGCGTTAGACTTGTTGTGATCGGACAATCGGCCCATAGACACATAGAG TCATTCTGCTCTCTGACTGGATACCCCTATGAAATATATGTGGACCCTGAGAGATGCATTTATAACAAGCTTGGTATGCAGCGAGGAGAAACCTTTATGGAATCTG ccCCCCCGAGCCCTCATGTGAAGTCCAGTATGTTGGTGGGCCACATGAGGAGCGTGTGGAGAGCCGTGGTCAGCCCAGCCTTCGACTTCCAGGGTGACCCCCTCCAGCAGGGGGGGGTCCTTATAGCCGGCCCAG GCTCTGAGGTCCACTTTGCCCATCTGGACATGAACCGTCTGGACCACATGCCCATCACCTGGAtgctgcagcaggctggagtgCAGGAGACTCTGGACCTTAGTGACAAGCCCAGGATCCTCCATGTGTAG